A single window of Sphingobacterium sp. ML3W DNA harbors:
- a CDS encoding ribonuclease E/G, with translation MVKELIIDSTPEKGVTIALLQDKQLVELNRETVNNNFSVGDIYLGRIKKIMPGLNAAFVDVGYEKDAFLHYLDLGPQVQSLLKLTRIVKNGSYQEKLLNSLKLEKDIDKAGKISDILSKNMLLPVQIAKEPISTKGPRLSSDLSIAGRFVVLVPFSSAVSISKRIKGSNERTRLKKIVEGIKPPNFGVIIRTVSEGKGVDELQKDLLDLISKWELFTKRLRTAEPPQKVLGEMDRASTILRDLLTDEFTHIHVNDPVIYEETKSYVQDISPDLEKIVKLYKHKEPIFDHFGVEKQIKAAFGKTVTLQGGAYLVIEHTEALHVVDVNSGNRSANKENQEDNALLVNMEAAKEIARQLRLRDMGGIVVVDFIDMHKPTHRKELYNFLKECMATDRARHTILPPSKFGLVQITRQRVRPEMNIVTNEKCPACDGTGEIRSSIVLMDDIENNLSFILQEQNEKGISLCVHPYIAAFIKSGFISKRIKWFLKFQKWIKVVPVTSYYLTEFHFFNTKDEEIKL, from the coding sequence TTGGTAAAGGAATTAATTATCGATTCTACTCCTGAAAAAGGAGTTACTATTGCTTTGCTACAAGATAAGCAGCTTGTTGAACTAAATAGGGAAACGGTTAACAATAATTTTTCAGTTGGAGATATCTATCTTGGACGGATAAAAAAAATAATGCCGGGATTAAATGCAGCATTCGTAGACGTTGGATACGAAAAAGATGCTTTTCTCCACTATTTGGACTTAGGTCCTCAGGTTCAATCTTTGCTTAAACTTACTCGAATAGTAAAGAATGGCAGTTATCAAGAGAAACTGCTCAATAGTTTAAAACTTGAAAAAGACATCGATAAGGCCGGTAAGATATCTGATATCTTAAGCAAAAACATGCTTTTACCAGTTCAAATCGCAAAAGAACCAATATCAACAAAAGGACCTCGTTTGAGCTCCGATCTATCTATTGCAGGTAGATTTGTCGTACTGGTACCTTTTTCAAGTGCGGTTTCCATATCCAAACGAATCAAAGGAAGTAATGAACGTACTCGCCTTAAGAAGATTGTCGAAGGGATAAAACCTCCTAATTTTGGAGTGATTATTCGTACGGTTTCGGAAGGAAAGGGCGTAGACGAACTGCAAAAAGATTTATTGGATCTAATCTCTAAGTGGGAACTATTTACCAAGCGACTGCGGACAGCGGAACCTCCTCAAAAAGTATTAGGTGAAATGGATAGAGCTTCTACCATTCTACGTGATTTATTAACCGATGAATTTACACATATTCATGTAAATGACCCGGTTATATATGAAGAGACAAAATCCTATGTCCAAGACATCTCTCCTGATTTAGAAAAAATTGTAAAACTTTATAAACATAAAGAACCAATTTTTGACCACTTTGGGGTTGAGAAACAAATCAAAGCTGCTTTTGGAAAAACTGTTACATTGCAAGGTGGTGCCTATCTCGTAATCGAGCACACTGAGGCACTTCACGTTGTCGATGTAAATAGTGGTAATCGTTCTGCTAATAAAGAGAACCAAGAGGATAATGCACTCCTGGTTAATATGGAAGCAGCAAAAGAAATTGCGCGTCAATTGCGCTTAAGAGATATGGGAGGTATAGTTGTGGTCGATTTTATCGATATGCATAAACCAACCCATCGAAAAGAGCTATACAACTTTTTGAAAGAATGTATGGCGACGGATCGCGCGAGACACACAATATTGCCGCCAAGTAAATTTGGATTAGTGCAGATAACGCGTCAACGTGTTAGGCCAGAAATGAATATCGTTACAAATGAGAAATGTCCCGCTTGTGATGGTACTGGTGAAATCCGGTCGAGTATTGTCCTAATGGATGATATAGAAAATAATTTAAGTTTTATTCTTCAAGAACAAAATGAAAAAGGAATATCACTATGTGTGCATCCTTATATTGCCGCTTTCATTAAGTCAGGCTTTATTTCTAAAAGAATAAAATGGTTTTTGAAGTTTCAAAAATGGATCAAGGTTGTTCCAGTTACTTCATATTATTTAACTGAATTTCATTTCTTTAATACTAAAGACGAGGAAATTAAGTTATAA
- a CDS encoding tetratricopeptide repeat protein, whose translation MAKTKQIIVVGVAVALVAVLLAQPIKGLVNDKEETSETEQSSSEINLENVSLMTKQGLDANLIKDISDIETQITKSSGEEKISLLQKLAGKWDDLAKPIPQGFIYEEMAKISPKYEYWLKAGEFYRTAYTNLQDSTLANVLTQNAIRSYEAALKLNAASLEAKTGLGAAMVSGTNNPMAGIALLREVVQADPKNVEANKTLGLFSLQSRQFDKAIERFKTVIELKPDAESYFYLATGYENIGMKSDAVAAFKQSKQLAADPSLSQFIDRKIEELSK comes from the coding sequence ATGGCAAAAACCAAACAAATTATAGTAGTAGGCGTGGCTGTAGCATTAGTTGCAGTTTTATTGGCACAACCTATTAAGGGTTTGGTGAACGACAAGGAAGAAACGAGTGAAACAGAGCAATCTTCTTCTGAAATTAATTTGGAAAACGTATCGTTAATGACAAAACAGGGATTAGATGCAAATTTAATCAAAGATATTTCCGATATTGAGACCCAAATTACAAAGTCATCTGGAGAAGAAAAGATTTCTTTACTTCAAAAGTTGGCGGGTAAGTGGGATGATTTAGCAAAACCTATTCCTCAAGGATTCATTTATGAAGAAATGGCTAAAATTTCTCCAAAATATGAGTACTGGTTGAAAGCAGGAGAGTTTTATCGTACTGCCTACACAAACTTACAAGACTCTACTTTAGCAAACGTTTTAACTCAAAATGCAATTCGTTCTTACGAAGCAGCTTTGAAATTAAATGCTGCTAGTTTAGAAGCGAAAACAGGATTAGGAGCTGCAATGGTATCGGGTACAAATAACCCAATGGCAGGGATTGCTTTACTTCGTGAAGTGGTTCAAGCAGATCCAAAAAATGTAGAAGCAAACAAAACTTTGGGATTGTTTTCGTTACAATCTCGCCAGTTTGATAAAGCGATTGAACGTTTCAAAACAGTTATTGAATTGAAACCAGATGCGGAATCTTACTTTTATTTAGCCACAGGCTATGAAAATATCGGGATGAAAAGTGACGCGGTTGCTGCTTTCAAACAAAGTAAGCAATTGGCTGCTGACCCTTCCCTTTCACAATTTATCGATCGCAAGATCGAAGAATTGAGTAAGTAA
- a CDS encoding HU family DNA-binding protein, with translation MTKAEIIAEISNKTGLEKVDVQETVEAFFKVVKNAMVGGENVYVRGFGSFVVKKRAEKTARNISKNTAIIIPEHFVPSFKPAKVFVEKVKNGNK, from the coding sequence ATGACTAAAGCAGAAATTATTGCAGAAATCTCTAACAAAACTGGCTTAGAGAAGGTAGATGTTCAAGAGACCGTAGAGGCGTTCTTCAAAGTTGTTAAAAACGCAATGGTGGGTGGAGAAAATGTATACGTGAGAGGTTTTGGTAGCTTTGTTGTTAAAAAAAGAGCTGAAAAAACTGCTAGAAACATTTCTAAAAACACAGCGATTATCATTCCTGAACATTTCGTTCCAAGCTTCAAACCAGCAAAAGTATTTGTTGAGAAAGTAAAAAACGGCAATAAGTAA
- a CDS encoding aminotransferase class I/II-fold pyridoxal phosphate-dependent enzyme → MKDFTNLHQPTGRVITESGQDYLFFGGTAYLGLLVNEDYIDLYKQGLSIYGLNNGTSRNNNIQLGIFNQAEEVAAMRFGFEDAVMLSSGYLATQLAVKSLFSFGELLYAPHTHPALWYGTNPNVIGEMHVWMENIVKKINHSDEDTFVIVSNALDNMGPAYYDFSPLLQVDPRKKVILLIDDSHEIGVVRQNNVSIDLSIFDQSTIEVVVVASLAKGLGTDAGIILSSTKRITQFRKSPFYTGASPASPASLYAFIHSQEIYLAAFEKLQNNIQLFASLGGKSLNHIHHFPVFSSEEPELYQKLVQSGFLISSFPYPLETDPLLNRIVVTSLHVDDDLKKIAGIISAEIVKS, encoded by the coding sequence ATGAAAGACTTTACGAACCTGCACCAACCAACTGGTCGGGTGATTACTGAAAGCGGCCAAGACTACCTTTTCTTTGGTGGTACAGCCTACCTAGGGCTGTTGGTCAATGAAGACTATATCGATTTATATAAACAGGGATTGTCGATATATGGACTGAATAATGGAACTTCTCGAAATAACAATATTCAGCTAGGTATTTTTAATCAAGCAGAAGAAGTGGCGGCTATGCGATTTGGTTTTGAGGATGCGGTGATGTTGTCTAGCGGCTATCTTGCTACACAATTAGCGGTGAAATCTCTTTTTTCTTTTGGAGAACTTCTATATGCTCCTCATACACATCCTGCTTTGTGGTATGGCACCAATCCGAATGTAATCGGAGAAATGCATGTATGGATGGAAAACATCGTTAAAAAAATCAATCACTCAGATGAAGACACATTCGTTATCGTGAGCAATGCATTGGATAATATGGGGCCTGCGTATTATGATTTTAGCCCCTTACTGCAGGTTGATCCAAGGAAAAAGGTGATTTTGTTAATCGATGATTCACATGAGATCGGTGTGGTTCGTCAGAATAATGTTTCTATTGATTTGTCCATATTTGACCAATCTACCATTGAGGTTGTCGTCGTGGCATCCTTGGCCAAAGGTTTGGGAACGGATGCAGGTATAATTTTGTCTTCAACAAAACGGATCACGCAATTTCGAAAATCACCATTTTACACGGGTGCCTCCCCTGCTTCTCCGGCGTCTTTATATGCGTTTATTCATTCACAAGAAATTTATTTAGCCGCGTTCGAAAAGCTTCAGAACAATATTCAACTTTTCGCAAGTTTGGGGGGTAAGAGCTTGAATCATATCCATCATTTTCCAGTTTTTAGTTCTGAAGAACCAGAATTGTACCAGAAATTGGTGCAAAGTGGCTTTCTAATTTCAAGTTTTCCCTATCCATTGGAAACCGACCCACTTTTGAATAGAATTGTCGTAACAAGCCTGCACGTTGATGACGATTTAAAAAAAATAGCAGGTATAATAAGTGCCGAAATAGTTAAGTCATAG
- a CDS encoding DNA/RNA non-specific endonuclease → MLKKIIRVFFNRLSAVIYVLLFLFFAFNACRKNPFITDEAAVQFTATIVAHVDDRASGTTWEEADKIGVFMFESGKKLQSNTIVNQVYNQVFTFYGDRFKSKANTYLPAQAVDFIAYYPHGTITDDQYAVDVTDQSNPAALDLMYANNAKAVVMGETNISLRFERQLSQVYIKLMFTNGEKSQYDELEVMMPNVHTQGGFDLANGKLTVNSTSKKAIKGNVTDNNDGTVTIGFTLLPGEKLSDKKIQFLTQHGDRFTWKLPKVPVLGKGKRYFYEAHIDNGSAGDGVVLSQPFLEIPKMESLNKGEVFIQHFLPDDQKRRNYAMLYDKTKKMAYWVAYPMHKSYLGNAKRTDSWQYDPEISSAFQPSLFKGFGSSAGYDRGHQLPSADRNFSTAQNKTTFYFSNITAQVSRLNQGIWANLETKVRTWTAQCDTMYVVTGAMPTTSTNPAIDYILDNNKADIAKPKYYFKALAMKKGSNYYTIAYKMDNEVPSSTKFEAYQMTVNELEQITGFTFFPDLKATQKESIDAKIWK, encoded by the coding sequence ATGCTCAAAAAAATTATTCGCGTTTTCTTTAATCGCTTATCTGCTGTTATCTACGTTTTATTATTTTTATTTTTTGCTTTTAACGCCTGTCGAAAAAATCCATTTATCACGGATGAGGCCGCTGTGCAATTTACCGCTACCATTGTTGCGCATGTTGATGACCGAGCCTCAGGTACGACTTGGGAAGAAGCTGATAAAATTGGCGTGTTTATGTTCGAGTCTGGAAAGAAGCTTCAGTCGAATACCATAGTCAACCAAGTATATAATCAGGTGTTCACCTTCTATGGAGATCGCTTTAAAAGTAAGGCCAATACCTATCTACCTGCACAAGCGGTGGATTTTATAGCTTATTATCCCCATGGCACTATCACAGATGACCAATATGCTGTTGATGTGACCGATCAATCCAATCCTGCTGCATTGGACCTGATGTATGCCAACAACGCGAAGGCTGTGGTTATGGGAGAGACGAATATTTCGTTAAGGTTTGAGCGTCAATTGAGTCAAGTTTACATTAAATTGATGTTTACAAATGGAGAAAAGTCACAGTACGATGAGTTGGAGGTGATGATGCCAAATGTGCATACACAAGGTGGATTTGATTTGGCGAATGGTAAATTGACAGTAAACAGTACAAGTAAAAAAGCAATCAAAGGAAATGTAACGGATAATAATGATGGTACGGTGACGATAGGCTTTACCTTATTGCCTGGTGAAAAGCTGAGTGATAAAAAAATCCAGTTTTTGACACAACATGGTGATCGTTTCACGTGGAAGTTACCTAAAGTACCTGTCTTAGGAAAAGGTAAACGTTACTTTTACGAAGCTCATATCGATAATGGTTCAGCCGGTGATGGTGTTGTGTTGTCGCAGCCCTTTCTGGAGATTCCAAAAATGGAATCATTGAATAAGGGCGAGGTTTTCATCCAACATTTTTTGCCTGATGATCAAAAACGTCGTAATTATGCGATGCTCTATGATAAAACTAAAAAAATGGCCTATTGGGTAGCATATCCGATGCATAAAAGTTATTTGGGAAATGCGAAGCGTACCGATAGCTGGCAATATGATCCCGAAATTTCCTCAGCTTTTCAACCGAGTTTATTTAAAGGCTTTGGTTCTTCAGCGGGTTATGATAGAGGGCATCAATTGCCGAGCGCAGATCGTAATTTCAGTACGGCTCAAAATAAAACCACGTTTTACTTTTCTAATATTACGGCACAGGTCTCTCGGTTAAATCAAGGAATATGGGCAAACTTGGAGACCAAGGTGAGAACTTGGACAGCACAATGCGATACTATGTATGTGGTTACTGGAGCTATGCCCACTACGTCGACCAATCCAGCAATTGATTACATACTGGATAATAATAAGGCCGATATAGCGAAACCTAAATATTACTTTAAGGCATTAGCAATGAAGAAAGGAAGTAACTATTATACCATTGCTTATAAGATGGATAATGAAGTGCCGAGTTCAACCAAATTTGAAGCCTATCAAATGACAGTAAATGAATTGGAGCAAATTACTGGTTTTACCTTCTTCCCTGACTTGAAAGCTACACAGAAAGAAAGTATCGATGCTAAAATCTGGAAATAA
- a CDS encoding Na+/H+ antiporter, which translates to MIENLPFYLSLVIAIVLLIMLANKIKVAYPVVLVIAGLLMSFIPELPVLHIDPEIIFYIFLPPLLYEAAWSISWKELWRWRRIISSFAFVVVFLTALSVAFFANYFIPGFSLALGFLLGGIVSPPDAVSANAILKFVKVPKSMSSILEGESLLNDASSLIIVQFALLAVGTGQFIWYDAATSFGWMLIGGVGIGLLVGYIFMKAHKYLPTDTNMDIILTLVAPFMMYIAAEEVHSSGVLAVVSGGLLLSNKRHSFLSSSSRLRGINVWQSLVFLLNGLVFLLIGLDLPEITSGLEGVSISVAIGYGLLVTAVLILVRILAAYGAILVTLVMRNFIQVAQYENPGYKTPLIMGWSGMRGVVSLAAALLIPVSINGHPFPQRNLILFITFIVILTTLLLQGLTLPYLIKKMKIKSFITYLPDEEANQHIRTGLAKHTIQHLNEHYSTQFQQNKVLQQIAVKWDENMASDADLEIPHDIKFIYLELLNEQRQWLLAKNKEDQNFDEDIIRKHLYKIDLEEEKLRFF; encoded by the coding sequence ATGATAGAAAATTTACCCTTTTATCTCAGTTTAGTTATTGCCATTGTCTTATTGATTATGTTGGCAAACAAGATCAAGGTTGCCTATCCGGTTGTCCTTGTTATCGCTGGTTTATTGATGAGTTTCATCCCCGAATTACCCGTCCTGCATATAGACCCTGAAATCATTTTCTATATCTTCCTGCCACCCTTACTTTACGAGGCCGCTTGGTCTATTTCATGGAAGGAGTTATGGCGATGGAGACGCATCATTAGTAGTTTCGCTTTTGTCGTAGTCTTTCTAACTGCGTTATCTGTGGCTTTTTTTGCCAATTATTTTATTCCTGGATTTTCTCTTGCTTTAGGATTTTTATTAGGTGGAATTGTTTCACCTCCTGATGCCGTAAGTGCAAATGCCATCTTAAAATTTGTGAAAGTACCCAAGAGCATGTCTTCCATATTAGAAGGAGAGAGCTTGTTAAATGATGCTTCCTCTCTTATTATTGTTCAATTTGCCTTACTAGCTGTAGGTACGGGTCAGTTTATCTGGTACGATGCTGCTACAAGCTTCGGCTGGATGCTCATAGGCGGTGTTGGTATTGGCTTATTGGTAGGTTACATCTTTATGAAAGCTCATAAATACCTTCCAACAGATACGAATATGGATATTATCCTAACGCTGGTAGCACCGTTCATGATGTATATCGCTGCAGAGGAGGTCCACAGCTCTGGCGTATTGGCAGTTGTCAGCGGTGGACTACTGCTCTCTAACAAGCGTCATTCATTTTTAAGCAGCTCCTCCCGATTACGGGGCATCAATGTTTGGCAGAGCCTCGTATTTTTACTCAATGGTCTTGTCTTTCTATTGATAGGTCTAGACTTACCCGAGATTACATCAGGTCTTGAAGGCGTCAGTATTTCGGTCGCTATTGGTTATGGTTTACTGGTGACAGCTGTACTTATCCTAGTCCGCATTTTAGCAGCCTATGGCGCCATTCTTGTTACTCTTGTCATGCGAAACTTTATTCAAGTTGCGCAATATGAAAATCCAGGTTATAAAACCCCACTTATCATGGGCTGGTCGGGCATGCGTGGCGTGGTGTCTTTGGCTGCAGCTTTACTGATACCTGTTTCTATTAATGGACATCCTTTTCCGCAGCGCAATTTGATTCTTTTTATCACCTTTATCGTCATATTAACGACACTACTTTTACAGGGACTGACCTTGCCTTACTTAATCAAAAAGATGAAAATCAAGAGTTTTATAACTTATCTACCAGACGAAGAGGCCAACCAGCATATTCGAACAGGATTGGCAAAACACACGATACAACACCTCAATGAGCATTATAGCACCCAATTCCAACAGAATAAAGTCCTACAACAAATTGCCGTAAAATGGGATGAAAATATGGCCTCAGATGCAGACTTAGAAATCCCTCATGATATCAAATTTATTTATCTGGAATTGCTCAACGAACAACGACAATGGTTACTTGCAAAAAACAAGGAAGATCAAAATTTTGATGAAGATATCATTCGAAAGCATCTCTATAAAATTGATTTGGAGGAAGAGAAATTACGCTTTTTCTAG
- a CDS encoding helix-turn-helix transcriptional regulator: MSRINEKIIVKLGLELRLSRESLLYSQKDVAYMTGLTINTIARIEKGKGTTLHNFLLICRALNLQPRTLFEYDIDLTPLNALNPDSKHRIEVTQRLDKLVNNSTFFDTPRRVSDVITELKSDQNDSNKFSVYLTGYCQEDVLEYEKVGNYKRYKKKSK; encoded by the coding sequence GTGTCAAGAATAAATGAAAAGATTATAGTAAAATTAGGCCTAGAGTTGCGTTTGAGTAGGGAAAGCCTCTTGTATTCCCAAAAGGATGTAGCGTATATGACTGGACTTACTATTAATACCATTGCGCGTATTGAAAAGGGAAAAGGTACGACTTTGCATAACTTTTTGTTAATATGCCGTGCGCTGAATTTGCAACCGAGAACATTATTTGAATACGATATCGACCTTACGCCTCTGAATGCGCTTAATCCGGACTCGAAACATCGAATCGAAGTCACACAAAGGTTAGATAAACTGGTGAATAACTCTACTTTTTTTGATACGCCAAGACGGGTTTCGGATGTAATTACGGAACTAAAATCAGATCAAAACGATAGTAATAAGTTCTCTGTTTACCTCACAGGATACTGCCAAGAGGACGTATTGGAGTACGAAAAAGTCGGTAATTATAAACGGTATAAGAAGAAAAGTAAATAA
- a CDS encoding sigma factor-like helix-turn-helix DNA-binding protein, which produces MNNIYVKKSIKNQVILLNQGIEKGLSFFYTRYFSYFYLRATRATQDPCASKSITQEAFLRLWLFRENVYSDNDIFLFLKTQVKSAIHIFFSKSRNRFHRSLLQLDAVDNYQEFLAGYELEEEEEENLIYLDQLEDEKKEKLDKLNKLIPFLNIEQQLFIKLCLQYSFNYERIAYYLGGISDYEVSLQVEKTINTLRAIFKNADKMDRITRSRKVVLEGKLSPEQSEIFHMRYELQLSFDQIAQELKLNSTTVRKLFIEAHSRIKPSKQIA; this is translated from the coding sequence ATGAACAACATTTACGTAAAGAAAAGTATTAAAAATCAAGTGATATTACTCAATCAGGGAATAGAAAAAGGTTTGTCTTTTTTCTATACGCGCTATTTCTCGTATTTCTACCTACGCGCTACACGCGCTACCCAAGATCCATGCGCCTCGAAATCAATCACTCAGGAAGCTTTTCTTCGACTATGGCTATTCCGCGAAAATGTTTATTCAGATAATGATATCTTTCTTTTTCTAAAAACGCAAGTCAAGTCAGCTATTCACATTTTCTTTAGCAAAAGTAGAAATCGCTTTCACCGCAGTCTCCTTCAACTGGATGCCGTAGATAATTACCAAGAGTTTCTTGCTGGCTATGAACTGGAAGAGGAAGAAGAGGAGAATTTGATCTACCTCGACCAGCTGGAAGATGAAAAAAAGGAAAAGTTGGACAAACTCAACAAATTGATTCCTTTTTTAAACATCGAGCAGCAACTATTTATTAAACTCTGCCTACAATATAGCTTCAACTATGAACGTATCGCTTATTATCTTGGTGGTATATCGGATTATGAGGTGAGTCTACAAGTAGAAAAAACTATTAATACCTTAAGGGCGATCTTTAAAAATGCCGATAAGATGGACAGGATAACGCGATCTCGTAAAGTTGTACTGGAAGGAAAACTGAGTCCTGAACAATCCGAAATATTCCACATGCGCTATGAGCTGCAACTGTCATTCGATCAGATAGCACAAGAATTAAAGTTAAACTCTACGACTGTAAGAAAACTTTTTATCGAAGCGCATAGCAGGATAAAACCGTCTAAACAAATCGCTTAA
- the bioB gene encoding biotin synthase BioB — MKTAIRNNWTKEEIQHIYDSPLLELVFQAATIHREYHDPNAVQVCTLLSVKTGGCPEDCSYCGQAARYHTDITVQALLPTETVMAHAQKAKDNGSTRFCMAAAWREVRDNRDFDRLIDMVKGVNDLGLEVCCTLGMLSEQQAIRLQEAGLYAYNHNLDTSEQYYDEIISTRTFDNRINTINHVRKAGITVCSGGIIGLGESHKDRISMLLTLATMSKHPESVPVNALARVKGTPLENNPKVEIWDMVRMIATARIVMPKAMVRLSAGRIEMNETEQAWCFMAGANSIFTGEQETLLVTPNPSVSEDMKMFQTLGLKPMIKEVKEKSCTSLKTG; from the coding sequence ATGAAGACAGCAATTCGAAACAATTGGACGAAGGAAGAAATTCAACACATATATGATAGTCCCCTCTTAGAACTTGTATTTCAAGCCGCTACCATCCATCGTGAATATCATGATCCTAACGCGGTTCAAGTATGCACGTTGTTATCAGTCAAAACTGGGGGCTGCCCCGAAGATTGTTCCTACTGTGGGCAAGCTGCACGCTACCATACCGATATCACTGTTCAAGCGCTATTACCGACCGAAACTGTTATGGCTCATGCTCAAAAAGCAAAAGATAACGGTTCTACACGATTTTGCATGGCGGCAGCCTGGAGAGAAGTACGTGATAACCGCGATTTTGACCGCCTCATAGATATGGTAAAGGGTGTGAATGACTTAGGTCTGGAAGTGTGCTGTACACTAGGTATGCTGAGCGAACAACAAGCTATTAGGCTCCAAGAGGCTGGCTTATATGCTTACAACCACAATCTAGATACTTCAGAACAGTATTATGATGAGATTATTTCTACCCGTACGTTTGATAACCGCATCAACACCATCAATCATGTGCGAAAAGCTGGAATTACCGTTTGTTCTGGCGGTATTATTGGATTAGGAGAGTCCCATAAGGACCGTATATCGATGCTTTTGACCTTAGCTACGATGTCGAAGCATCCCGAATCTGTTCCTGTAAACGCGCTCGCACGTGTAAAAGGAACGCCACTTGAAAATAATCCAAAAGTCGAGATCTGGGATATGGTCAGAATGATTGCAACAGCCCGTATTGTGATGCCTAAAGCCATGGTGAGACTAAGCGCAGGTCGTATAGAAATGAACGAAACAGAACAGGCATGGTGCTTTATGGCCGGAGCCAATTCCATCTTTACGGGTGAACAGGAGACACTATTGGTCACCCCCAATCCAAGTGTATCCGAGGACATGAAGATGTTCCAGACGCTAGGCTTGAAGCCTATGATAAAAGAAGTGAAGGAGAAATCATGCACAAGCCTTAAAACAGGATAA
- a CDS encoding (Fe-S)-binding protein, which yields MRVGLFIPCYIDAIYPEVGVATLELLERLGVEVVVPLNQTCCGQPMGNEGDQKNAASSEQLFCDNFESFDYIVGPAGSCVKHVRMHFDAIPQTDKVQHVRKSTYELVEFLTDVLKVKSFPWATYNHTVAIHNSCSAIRGLHIQSRSEWQEPYFNKTEQLLSMVEGVTIKQISRPDECCGFGGTFCVTDEAVSVKMGQDKVADYMNHQVECIVSPDMSCLMHQEGIAKRGKAPLQFVHIAQVLNNGPF from the coding sequence ATGCGTGTAGGATTATTTATCCCTTGTTATATCGACGCCATTTATCCGGAAGTGGGTGTCGCTACACTAGAACTTCTGGAACGCTTAGGAGTGGAGGTCGTCGTACCCTTAAATCAGACGTGCTGCGGACAGCCCATGGGTAACGAGGGTGACCAAAAAAATGCTGCTTCTTCGGAACAACTTTTCTGTGACAACTTTGAAAGCTTTGATTACATCGTAGGACCAGCAGGAAGCTGTGTCAAGCATGTGCGCATGCACTTTGATGCCATTCCACAAACTGACAAAGTACAGCATGTGCGGAAAAGCACCTATGAACTGGTCGAGTTTCTAACCGATGTTTTAAAGGTGAAATCATTCCCTTGGGCTACATACAACCACACAGTGGCCATCCATAATAGTTGTAGTGCTATCCGTGGTCTACATATACAATCCCGCTCAGAATGGCAAGAACCTTATTTCAATAAAACGGAACAGTTGCTGAGCATGGTAGAAGGGGTGACCATCAAACAGATTAGCCGTCCAGATGAATGCTGTGGCTTTGGTGGCACATTCTGCGTCACAGATGAGGCCGTAAGTGTCAAGATGGGACAAGACAAGGTTGCGGATTATATGAATCATCAAGTAGAATGCATCGTTTCGCCCGATATGTCTTGTCTCATGCACCAAGAAGGCATCGCTAAACGCGGAAAAGCTCCTCTGCAATTTGTACATATAGCGCAGGTATTGAATAATGGTCCCTTTTAA